From the genome of Astatotilapia calliptera chromosome 3, fAstCal1.2, whole genome shotgun sequence:
AGGacaccattttcagaggctcagaaTTAATGTGACAATTGAATGCTAAGCAGTTTTATGGCCAGGTGGTGAAGTCGTAGATGTCATTGTATAATGACTTTTAtttcacttacacacacacacacacacacacacacacacacacacacacacacacacacacaaaaaaaaaactgtatctaATATAATGTGTGTTTCATCTGCAGTGTGCTCTGTCCGAGTCATTGGAGAAAGTGACATCATGCAAGAGTTCCTGTCTGAATCAGatgaggtaaaaaaataaaaataaacatgttttttgccCGTTCCCCGCCTGTGACTCACTACGCTGGGTTTGGGgtttgtttaacctgagtagcgtaAAGACCGCTGGGGggttgaaaacgatgtgccgggagtccgctgttcTCGCGTGATCCTCGACCTCGCTGTCTGCTATGGAGCTGGCGGGTCACACACGTCTCCAAAAACGTCAGAGCacgtttggaaatatatgatatcttgataaatcgagcagatatttgaagtttacacagctacattcctacttgaaaataacttaaaagtttattttgtgacccagaaagagtaatatttaaaagttttcagCCCCGCTCGTCCGCCATTGccgcgtttgagttttggacgaaatgcattctgggatatttagcTGTACCAAGTACACACAAGTCACCACCGATGCATGCTCGATAAAACAGGCGGAGCGAGAACACATCCGGGACTTTTTCACATTCTCGGCTTGATGCGTACTTCGGATTGGAACAGTACTTGGTCTCTGACTGATGACGTTCACGAGTACACGAGAACGCAAGTACGCACAAGTACGCATATTGAGAAAGGGCCTGAATGTCTGTAACGCTCAAATCTGCATGTGGTTTATAAAAAACTGTAGTTTCCTCATTCTGAAGAGGTGAATTcagaatgtgtgtgcgtgtcaatCAGGCTGTGTAAAGTGACAGCACTAGGCCTTTGCcattagtgatgtgtcggtcgcgaatgaaacggctcttagagccggatctttgacgtgaacgaagTGAGCCGGTTCCTTATTGCAAGCCGTggggtttcttctttctttctctctctctctctcgcacacttttttcccgcttcactctgcacgcgagccatGTGCTTTgcactgggaagaggggggaggggcgatAGTTACActggcagtagcacaggaacagagcaggagagaaggagagagaaagagagccagggacaacagtgtcacattagaaaggtatagtaatcatccacaactattttcagttgctgatgataaaggattcagaaagtttattcatgcaggtccatatgacagagaatatgcatcttctttttgttttcatattataatttatatttaattgtgttgtggtttgaagtgttttgtgttgtttcactttaaatttgtgtaacggaaagctgaaaatttaaatagttaaaagttgaaatgtattatatgatttatttattacagtttatgtggagtgaataaataaaagtatatttacggtggcccctagagacaaagcacgtacaaatacGAACTCCAAAAGACGTAAAAACTCCATCGCATGTACAAAccccgaagcacgtacaaaacacaacagaagtgctccaggatgctagggcgcagtgttgatgttttgttacctagtggctacacaagccagcaagcaccaacgactggatttggtgtgtggtagtaacaggtaaatgaattttttttttaaatatatgagtgcctgtgtataaatacacaaacaacacacatatgctttcaattgtgtaatttaagtgatctaggtagctctgttttggaagttcagttaatgctaggaatgtgttttggagtttgtgcatgctttgtctctaggggccaccccatatatttatatataaacatatataaataaaaccactttttttacattagtaattccttttgtgcataattttatattattgttaataataaattaattaaagcaacaaaacaatctgaagagccggttcggagccgaaagagccggctctttttagtgagccgaaccgaaagagccggttctctaaaaagagctggaaatcccatcactatttGCCAAATGGTGTAAGGCTGAAATTAAGTGCCTTTATAAGGTACTTGGCCACAGAGTGATTGGCAGAAAGCGATAACATTCCATCAAAGAACGGGTGTGCTGAAATGAGCGCCTGTGGGTTTTCAACCTGGTTTATTTCTTAGTGCTGCTGAACATCTTTTAAACAGATCAGTTCCTGTTTTACACAATGCTAcctttgtttttactaaaaCTTGTTTATCCTCTTACTGTTCACCACTTAGGTGACACtattcccttaaaagtaaatactgataCAGATTGAAGGCCGTGGCAGAGGTTTGCACTCTGAGTGCTTCTTGTTTGTTCTGAAATTGCTCACAGTCGTGCTTTTACGTTTCCTTTAACTTAAcctaatttttattttctttggggatttttttgtttcaatcattgttgtatttatataaaatttTAATTCTTTATTCTTTTGATCCTCCTGCTGTAACACATTAATTTctgttgtgggatcaataaagtatctctctgtctgtctatagAGTGATCCGTGGACGTTGTGGATTTATTATCAGGTCGGCTTCAGCTATTTTTCCAGCTGTTTAAACTTCCATACGCTGAATGTTGCTTCTTTGTATTACCTTCTGGGTACTGCATCTTCTCATATATTAGCCTTCCTTGTTGGTATAGCAGCAAGTATCCCCACCGGTCGGTCCTGTGGTAGATCTTTATTTGATGCCTCGatggtgagatttttttttgattagcattcaaacaTCTCAGTGAATACACAATAAAAAttaccacaaagcaagaaagcatgagacaaggctaatcaaaaggtattgtcTGAAGCATATGCTTATGACGCCAACCCTTTTAACAAAAGATCTTTTAGCATGCggctcctgtacacagggctcgaagcaaagaaaaaaacaaagcaaagcaacaaaacaaaaaaaacaaacaaaaaacaaaacaaaaaaatgttccacCTTCgataagtaactacatcaaagcaaaacaacCAAGAGTttcagtgttattattattgctcttttcattcttgatttatatatttttctaatactctaGGGTtatcttggttttttttttaaagaaacatgttCCCCTTGAGTCatattgactctctctgactttaAAACAGCTTCTGAGTGCTGACgcaaagcaagttattttgtgctttatacattatctgtgcAATTGTATattcaaataaatcattaaattttaagggtattcagattaataaacaaaatgttagttggttctatatagtttgaAATAATCAGTCTCTTACTTAATTGCTAGGAAGGTACCATGTGGGTGTGCACACTGTGGGTAGCTTTTGAACCATCATATTGTGCCAGGGTTTTTCTACTTTTCCACTTTCACCACTGGTTAACTCACAGGGTTTACTGCTTAATGAGGGTTAATGCCAGTAGATACAGTGTAATCATTTTTCTATAAAATATATTACTATACTGTATAAGAGTATTAACTACATTACAAATGTATCCTCTGTCCTGTAGGGTAAAAGATGCAAAGCCCCAAACACCCACAACAGACATCATTATTCAGAGAGCTGTGATATTTGGGGCACCTTGGATGGAGCGTTCCCGTATTAATAGTGTTTGCTCAGGCTGTTAAGTTGCTCCAGCTTCAGGAGGGGATTCCACAGGAATGAACACTTGTCCTGTTAAAAACAAGAacatatttatcattttaacaACTCTATTGGTCAGATttactacactgtaaaaaaaaatcctgaaaaaacagtaatattcctgcagctggggcgccaaaataataccataaaaaaatagaaaataactttctcataaaaatacggttattttcagtaatgacaatacagtttgttgccctaattttacatgggatttacATGGGGAATCACAGTCTATTTGTGTAAATTTAATgctattctagaagaacagaacaaaactgtaaaatacacagtacaatacttttatattaggatttgtttttacagtgtataCAAGCAAAACTTAATGTTGTTGCAACCACAGAAAAGGCCCAATTTATGAACACAGCAATAGCAGCATacaaaaaaatgatgatgatgatgaggcaACAGATCTACTTAATAATGATATGTGCTGTAGTAAGAATAggaataggttttttttttaggattctcttgaaaacagaaaagagacgAAGTCAAGAAAGTTACTGAGTGCTGGGCACACCGAGGCTTTCAGTCTTAGATCagaatatgttatattatgtaCACTTCTAACAAACTCCTTACTTTGACACACAGTGATGTAGTAGATGATTCCAGATATTGCAATAACAAATCCAATCACCAGTCCACACAGTCCAACAGCTATCTGAGTTTGTTGTTCCACTGGGAGGGAGGGGTCTGAAACAGTGAGATAAAAGTGAAACTTGTAATTATGCAGCTTCAGTTTTATCTCTCTGACTTTAATTGGCATCACAGCAGCAAACTTACCCCAGACCACAAACATCGGCTCGGAGAGACCAAGGTGTTCGACCATGCAGGCAATTTTTTCTGCTGAAGTTGGGATGTACTTCAGGTGAGAATGAGTCTGGTAGCACCAGTCACCATTAGGCATCACGTCAGAGTAATTGACATCTGTGGTCACCTCCTTGCCGTTCCTCATCCACCTCATTCTGATTTGTTTTGGATAAAAGTTGTAGGCACTGCACACAAGCGTAGATGCGTGCTCGCCATTAGGCCTTTTCAAGGATTTTAGTTTGACGGTGGGTATAGTTGTCAGATTATCTGTGAAAAAATAAGTTTCATGCTTCTGATTAAGAAAAATACATTACTGCACCTTCTCTGTTCACAGATGTATTCCTCAAATGTACATAATGTAATGTATCGTGGCTATGTTGTCAATTATGGCATacttggggtggctgtagctcaggtggcagagcaggtcagccactaatcagatggtcggtggttcgatccagggctgcctcctggctgcatgccaaatatccttgggcaagatactaaccccgtgtttgcctactggtggtggtcagagggcccggtggcgccagcctcgcctctgtcagtgcgccccagtgcagctgtggctacaatgtagcttgccagtgtgtgaataggtgaatgactgaatgtagtgtaaagcgctttggggtccttagggactgagtaaagcgctatacaaatgcagaccatttaccatttacttggAAATCAACTGTAATGTCATGCAACTGAGCAAAACTCATAAAGCACTATTGttatttacagtaaaacaaatataataatCTTATGTCATCAAAAATGATCATAAAAATATTTGATGTAAAAGGTTCACAGCATCAAAACCCTATTTaacatttgatttaaaacattaagaaacaaatCTCTTACCTACGGATTGGATGGCATCTAACATGTCCGTACACAACAGTTTCCTTTCGATCTTTCTTGTTAATGCATCAAAGGGATCCCTGTTCCACCATTTTGCTGCTTCAATTGAATACGCTGTGAATCCCGTCCAGTTGCCTCTTGTGCTGTTGTACTCCATCATCAAGTTCTTATTAAAAAAACTAGTTAATATGTACTCGGTTTCTTCAAAGTGTGACCCTTTGAATGTACAGCATGCTCTTACTTGGTAAAAGTCTTCATCTGTGagaactgaaataaaaagaaagaaatgttctgatgttaaaaataataattacttTAAAATTTCACTGatttgttcaaagagaagattttTGCAGCTCACCTGGACTTAAAAGAGAGAAAGCCACACACAGGACAAACTTATGAGTGTTCATGTTTCGCGTGTGTTGTACGATGATTCAGGAAGAAGACTTAATCTGCAGCATTTATGTTCACCAAAACAAGGAAATGAAAGCAGATAGGCTGATATAACAGCGAAACATTTAGTGGAAACTCCCTCTATCCATTACATTTATGACAATAACTGCTAATAATTACAACTTTGCTCCTTTGTTCAGCTAGCACTTGTTTGTGCACTAATACTAGGTGAAGTGACTTATGTGGACAATCAAACTGTTGTTTGACAATCAGAAACAGTAGAGAGACGTGGGAGCATTTTGTGTTGAGACTATAAAGAAGAATGTTTTAAACTGTAGATCAAATCTGCATAAATCATAAAGATTTGACAAGTTGGTTAATTTCCTCACCAAGTTTTACTTCATGTTACAGCCTAATGTTTTCTGGCTTTCAATCTTCTGCTGTTCTGGACCTTTGGCTAAAATTTCACCTCATTGTTGTTCTGTTAGATTTTCTAAATAGATGCTAAATAGATGAAAAATTCATATAAAGAGACCGATATTAACCTGACTCTAGCAGCAAATGAATGTTTAGAGGTTAAAATAGATTACAGAATTCAGCCTACAGAAAACGATATGCTTTCACTTTTCTTACAGCTCTTGTGAAAAACATTACTGAAGTTTTCTTTTCAGTAAAGTGAACTGTATCACAAAACCTCATAttctgttgcaaaaaaaaaaggcacccaAATAATCTCTGCAACTAACTACAAACTTCTTACAAACTATTTTTCATTTCTAGTAATTTTCCAGAATGTATTCACTTGTATcgatttatttacatatttttttgaaCTTAGTTTTCACATCCTTGTTAATAATAGTGGAGTAAGTAATAATACTTATGAAGTGTAATGACTTA
Proteins encoded in this window:
- the LOC113018635 gene encoding H-2 class II histocompatibility antigen, E-S beta chain-like gives rise to the protein MNTHKFVLCVAFSLLSPVLTDEDFYQVRACCTFKGSHFEETEYILTSFFNKNLMMEYNSTRGNWTGFTAYSIEAAKWWNRDPFDALTRKIERKLLCTDMLDAIQSVDNLTTIPTVKLKSLKRPNGEHASTLVCSAYNFYPKQIRMRWMRNGKEVTTDVNYSDVMPNGDWCYQTHSHLKYIPTSAEKIACMVEHLGLSEPMFVVWDPSLPVEQQTQIAVGLCGLVIGFVIAISGIIYYITVCQRQVFIPVESPPEAGAT